A stretch of the Chanos chanos chromosome 1, fChaCha1.1, whole genome shotgun sequence genome encodes the following:
- the nkx2.7 gene encoding NK2 transcription factor related 7 codes for MMLPSPVTSTPFSVKDILKLEQQQHVFTEQGFVSPEQDTVPLQSLQIQCTHSALSRSLELLYSPEKPCLGGVDQTKCALGSDDFDILGGSCVSPSEKETDPSEDSGMCIYDESLSCSVKKTEDVQHESSKQRLRRKPRVLFSQTQVFELERRFKQQRYLSAPERDHLASVLKLTSTQVKIWFQNRRYKCKRQRQDKSLELAGHPPPPRRVAVPVLVRDGKPCLGGTHAPPYNVTAGSYPYNAYYNGYNSSPYSCSFTTMPTFANATQIPNHIVDMNISIGNADGSMSQQAPFQSTLPGIRAW; via the exons ATGATGCTTCCGAGCCCGGTGACTTCAACGCCGTTCTCGGTTAAGGACATTTTGAAGCTAGAACAGCAGCAGCATGTGTTTACAGAGCAGGGGTTTGTCTCTCCGGAGCAGGACACGGTTCCGCTGCAGTCTCTCCAAATCCAGTGCACGCACAGTGCTCTCAGCAGGAGTCTGGAGCTTCTCTACAGCCCGGAGAAACCGTGTCTCGGCGGAGTAGATCAAACGAAATGTGCGTTGGGCTCTGACGACTTTGACATCCTTGGAGGATCGTGTGTCTCCCCGTCGGAAAAGGAGACAGACCCGAGCGAGGATTCAG GAATGTGTATTTATGACGAATCCTTGAGCTGCAGCGTCAAAAAGACTGAGGATGTTCAGCACGAGAGTTCAAAGCAGAGACTGCGCAGGAAACCTCGTGTGCTCTTCTCCCAAACTCAGGTGTTCGAGCTCGAGCGACGCTTCAAGCAGCAGCGCTACCTGTCTGCGCCGGAGCGCGACCACCTCGCCTCCGTCCTAAAACTCACCTCCACGCAAGTCAAGATCTGGTTCCAAAACCGGCGATATAAATGCAAACGGCAGCGACAAGATAAAAGTCTCGAACTAGCCGGGCACCCCCCTCCGCCGAGAAGGGTAGCAGTCCCTGTGCTGGTTCGAGATGGCAAGCCATGTCTTGGTGGAACCCACGCGCCCCCCTACAACGTGACAGCCGGCTCATACCCTTACAACGCATATTATAACGGCTACAACAGCTCTCCGTATAGCTGCAGCTTTACCACCATGCCCACTTTTGCCAACGCAACGCAAATACCCAATCACATAGTTGACATGAACATATCCATTGGTAATGCAGACGGATCAATGAGTCAGCAAGCGCCTTTTCAGTCAACACTACCCGGAATCAGAGCGTGGTGA